Below is a genomic region from Rosa chinensis cultivar Old Blush chromosome 5, RchiOBHm-V2, whole genome shotgun sequence.
TCAAACCTTTTCCTTAGTTTCTTTGAGGACTGCACAAGCTCAATTTAACAACTTCACACAAATCGTTTCAGGAGGATTCTAATGACCTTAATGTTTCCTTGTACTGAAATAATATGTGCAAGATCAAACAGTTAAATTTTGACACAATAAGTATAAGTGacactattaaaaaaaaaaaaaaacagagtaaTAATCCTTTGGTCTTTCCTAGGAAGTGTCAGTCAACAATCTTTATCATAAACTAAGACATGTCGAAATTGGCTGAGATACATGTAATTAAAGTCAAAGCAATCAAAATTATCTTTATTGAAATACCTGAGCTCTACCCAAAGCAAATGAAGGAATTAGCACTTTTTCCCCACTAGCAGCACATGAATGAACCTGCATATGGATCAAACAACACAACCACCTTCAGAGAGAAATCAATATCTGAAACCAGACAAAGCTATAACCAAGAAGTTTTACTAGTGTAGAAAACTAATTAAATGAGAAAATGATTTTAGAGGAGtgtcaatataacagctattATAATTAAGATGCAAACTCGAAGGCTAGCTCTTCGGCGAGGAGCCGAAAGCAAGCATTAAACATGACCCGTTTTGGTCGCTATACCATGTCTAACCATACATGTGCATTTTTCTCCATTACTACTCACATCCTCTTTGATCCACGGGTCAATTATATCAATCATGCATCAATTTTCCTATTATGAGTAATAACTAAATAAGGACTCAAAGTGTGAAACAGAAACTCAATGCCCCCAACTCTATCTAATTAAATGTTTAAAGTAACCTCTTGCTTAAGGAACCCATCTGTAACATGCAAGGCAGTTTATAAATAAATTGAAGGTTGGTGTATGAAATCCATCAACTATGACCCAGAATGGTTCAATTATAAATTCTGGGAGCCAGGAAAGAATTCCATATATTTATAGTGgcaaaactccatcataattttACAGTGATCATACTTCCAAAATATCATAAATTGATACTGATATACTGGTATTCATTATTGAAACACATAGCTCGATAAAAAAGTGCACAATTTGTCCAAGAGCAGAATGACGGTAAGCCAACCTCAACCTTTattgtgtgtttttcttttatggtcTATTCATTTCCTCAGTAATTACAACATCTATCATACTTTGGTCAAAATTATCAAATTTTGATTTGAGTACATACTAATTGGATTACTGATCATGCAGACAATAGAGATGAGAGTGCATATGGACCACTATTGCATGCATATCTTTAAAAGTTAAAATGgaagaggaaaacaaaaaactgGGAGCAGGAGGTAATTGATGTCTAATATTGTACTTCTGGCATATTCTCATACATAACTTCAGTTAAAGGAATCAATCATATAAGCGTAAGTTGTAATTCTGTCATCCCTAAAGCTCAGTTGAAGAAATCGAACACATAGACAGAAGCTTTTTATGTCGAGTGGACAGAAGTTCATAGTATGAAGTTTATTTTGTCTTAGCTTGTTTCTTTCACCTAAATATCTTGAACAATTCATAAATCTCAGAATCCCCATGCCAAGAACACTTCTCATAAATGAAACCATTTTcgtcttataaaaaaaaaatgaaaccatTTTCATTCTGCAACTCCCTATTCTGGTAAAGCTAGCAGACCATGAAAGCCCAACACTTTACCTTAATCCTCCTTTCTTACTTTCCCTCTTTTTCTCACTTGGTTTTCACAGAGTTCTTTGTTATAGAGCTCTGAGTTTGCAAAAAGGTATGAACTATATCAAGATCTTTAGCAATTTTCATTCTTTAGATTGTCAAATGATCAATTTTGTATATTTGCAATTGAAAGCTAAATTAACATCGTCAGGCTAATGTTTAGCCAAACTAAAATCCTTTCTTGTTGCTTTTATACAAAGCAAATTCAAAACATTCTCATCACCACCAATCAACAGAGAATCATAAAAATCCCAAATTGACTTGTTAAAAGAGAACCCAGAGCACAAAAATAGAAAGCCCATACATCAATTCGCAAGAACATAATTATCAAAGATTAAATCTTCAAGTAGAGAGAGAACAAGAACCTGAATACAACTTTCACCATGTCAATGACATCAAGGACGAGAGAGATGAAGAAATGTCTTCTTCTAATGCCAAAGACGAATAGGAAAATTGATAGGAACAAGAAGCATCGGCGGTACTCGTAAGAGTTCGTCGTCAAATTCTGAGAGAATATCGAGAGCTTTCAGAATTGGTCTTTGGGATATGTGAGAGAAGCTTCCATatgtttatttttctatttgatATCGGCAAAGCAAGTAAGGAATTGGGTTCCTTGTTTTTTATTACATACAAGGAATTTTCTCAAATCCTTGCCGTATTAAtgtaaacaaaacaaagaattgTACAATTCCttgtattaagttttttttcattttagcgCCAACTCTCCCGCCCAGATTAATGCAAGGATTGTGAAACATTTACAAGGAATTGTTTGGTTCTAAAATATCTGGAGCCCAAATGCAAGGAAGTTTGCTATTCATTGTATATTCTCTTAAACAAATATAAGGAACTGTAATATTCTTTGCAAACTCTCACCAAATACAAGGAACTTTGGCTCTTTGCATATAAACCCCTTGCAAAAGCTCATATTTCTTGTAGTGTATCCTGATCAACCTTCCATTTGTTTGATGTAATGGATACATATTTGGTCAATAAATACTATGTCGGAATAAGTAACCCATAAAAtatagaaatgaaagaattcttTCAAATTATTTGTCCGCAATAGCctctataaaaaaatatataaaaaagaaatgaaCGTTTATCATCATAATAAAAGGAGACATGGCCGTAACTTAGTCATGCGTGAAACTAAAATAtctattaaaatataaaaacgaACATATCTTTAccaagggtccttgacccagaAGAACAAAATTAGAAATAATGTTCCCATCagtctataaaaaaaaattaaataaataaaattctgCCAAACAGGCATGTAATTTTACCAATTTATCGTCATCATTTTCAAGAAATTACAATTCTGCCAAAATGCTAAGGGAGGCGTGCGTGTAGCAGAGCTGATtggagggagagggagggaggatGCATGAGATAAGGCGGGGCAAAACAGTCAAAACAACTGTAAAAGGTCTAAAGAAGAAAGTTGGAGAGTAAAAAggaaataattaaatataagtTACGAGGAACAAATGTGAGATGGCATATACCGCCagcaaaaacataaatcacGTTCGTCCTCTTCAAAAAACCTTACAAGCAGTTCGCCGAACCCAATTTGAATTCCCATGAACTCACTCAAAGCTAAAATCTTTTAAGCCGGAAACTCAAATTTCATTTCAGACCTTAGTTTAGCCAAAGCTGCTGGCATTTTTATACGGGGTATAGGCCCAACCGCTTGCTGTGAGACGCTTGTAATCTTTTCCTTACTCCGCCAAAACTAGTTCTGCTCTGCAATTATTGTATATGTTCAGCCCTTGAATCAGTCGACTCTCTctgattagttttttttttttttctttttctgtttttttttttagtatgtaTATTGATGGTTTCGTACAAGAAATCACAAGAACTTGTCAAACACCAATAGTGATTTTCCACCAATAGTTTGACCATGGACTGACAATGAATATATTACTGCTGCTGGAGAAAGACGTCGTTATTTTTATTAGGAAGTAGTGCTCTCGTCTTTTGACGAAGTTACATTTTGGTATAGATTAAATGTTGCCGGCCTTTGACTAAGATGCATGCTTATAGGTCAATAGGCCTTGTCCTAACTTGCATATTTTCTTCTCGATCCTCAACCATATGTTTCCTTTCCATTTTGAATTTTAATGCAACCTGTAGAGTAAGTTGCTAGTGAACAAAACTTAAATTCAATGGGTGATCTTTGTTTTGTGGTGTTTAGTACTAGTTTGCTCTTTCTGTTGTTCACAGCTTCATTTGCAGTTGACAGCATCAGTCCCTCGCAGTCTATCAGTGATAATGGCAGTGCCTTGGTTTCAAGTGATGGAACATTTGAGTTGGGTTTCTTTAGTCCAGGTAACTCGAAACATCGTTACGTGGGAATTTGGTACAAAAACATCCCAGTTAGAACTGTTGTTTGGGTTGCAAATCGATGCAACCCGATTGATGACTCATCCGGTGTGTTGATGATAAATAGCACAGGATATCTTGTGCTGTTGGGTCAGAATAAGAGTGTTGTTTGGTGGACAAGTTTAGCGAAGTATACCCAGAGTGTAATGGTACAGCTATTAGATTCTGGAAACTTGGTAGTAAGAGATGTGACAGATGGAAAGTCATTGTGGCAAAGCTTTGATTATCCTTCTGATACATTGTTACCGGAAATGAAGATGGGACGGGACTTTAGGACAGGTCTTAAAAGGGAATTATCAGCATGGAAAAATTCAGAAGACCCATGTCCAGGAGAATTCACTTATGGGATTGAAATGGAGCCTCATGCAAACCCTGAGGCATATCTTCGGAAAAGTGGTGTGAAATTTTATCGTTCTGGCCCATGGAATGGCCTAAGATTCAGTGGGGCACCAGAACTAGGGCCTAATTCAATTTatagttttgattttgtgtatAATGATGATGAAGTGTACTACATGTACAAACTTCAAAACAAGTCTGTAATTTCAATTGTGGTCTTAAATGGAACCAGGAGTACGCGCCCACGCCTTACATGGATTGAAGCAGAGCAAACTTGGAGGGCCGCAACAGTATCTAGAGATTTCTGTGATCAATATGGCCTCTGTGGAGCAAATGCAGAGTGTATCGTTAGTAACAATCCAGTATGTCAATGTCTACAAGGATTCACGCCCATGTCACCAGAGAAATGGAATTTGACAGACTGGTCACTTGGATGTACGCGCAAGAAACCCCAAAGCTGCCAGGAAAGTGATAAAGACGGGTTTGTCAAATTCACTGACTTGAAATTGCCAGATACTACACATTCTTGGGTGAACAAAAGTATGAACATCAAGGAATGCAGAGCCGAATGCTTGAACAACTGTTCCTGTATGGCTTATACAAGCTCGGACATTAGAGCAGGAGGTTCTGGCTGCGCCATTTGGTTTGGCGATCTATTAGATATCAGACAGTTTCCGGGTGCTGGCCAAGATCTATACATTCGAATGTTAGCTTCAGAGATAGGTAAATATGTAACTCTGTTACATGAACTGCTTCTTTTAATACTTTTATTTGAATTCAGTTATTCTTGTTAGTTTGTTTCAAGTATCCCATTTTTGTCTCTATATTTATGTATTTAAACTTGCTTTCTCAATTTTGTTTGGGCCTGCAATCTAATATTTTATCCACTGTACTGCATCATCAACCttgagaagaagatgatggtaaAGTGAAGACAGGAATTGTAGTTGCTGTTGTGATAGCCGCAGTGTTTTCAGGAATGATCTTAATTGGCTACTACGTGTACCGAAACAGGACCAAATTAAAAGGTAAattaaatttgtaaaaaatttgTCAAATGCTGTTTGATTGGATTTGGATGTGGTTAAAACTTAAAAAGGGATTGATCGTACTATCTGCCTAGAAGATGTTTTAGTCGGTTTACTTTTTTCTTGTACACTTCTTATAGAGGCTatagctttttttattttttatttttctggtctGGTATAGGCTATAGCTAATAGCATATTAAGTTCATTTATACTATATCAGATACAGAAAAACGAGAAGGGGCACAGAAGGAGGACCTGGAGCTCCCTCTTTTCAACACAACCACAATAGCTACTGCTACAGATAACTTTTCAGATGATAAGAAGCTTGGAGAAGGTGGCTTTGGACCTGTTTACAGGGTAAACTTTCTACATGCTTCAGAAAACTGGCCAGAACAACTTCATTCTGAATTTcacaatatttgaaatttgaaatactGTATAAACTTCCAGGGGACACTAGCAGATGGACAAGAATTTGCTGTGAAGAGGCTTTCAAGCAGTTCTAGCCAAGGATTTAATGAGTTTATGAATGAAATTATAATGATTGCCAAACTTCAGCACCGAAATCTTGTAAAGATTCTTGGTTGTTGTGTGCAAGAAGAGAAAATGCTCATGTACGAATACATGCCCAACGGAAGCCTGGACAACTTCATTTTTGGTATGGACTTTTGAAATATTATAAAAGTCTAGTGAAATTAGTTTTGTCCATAGTAGATGAACAGTTTCATATAGAGAATAGTTGGATTTGGATTAATATTATAATACTATTGGAATGATGGACTTGCAGATCAAACAAGGGCAGTACTGTTAGATTGGCCTAAACGTTTCCACATCATTTGTGGAATTGCTCGGGGTCTCCTCTATCTCCACCAAGATTCCAGGCTAAGGATTATACATAGAGATCTAAAAGCAAGTAATGTTCTACTTGATGATGAAATGAATCCTAAAATTTCAGACTTTGGCTTGGCTAGAATATTAACTGGAGGAGATCAGACTGGAGGAAATACTAAGAGAGTGGTCGGGACATAGTAAGTTTTCCTCTAAACATTTGTCATGATCTACATCTCTACTTTTAATAATCGACATCaatggttttgtttttcttactaATCTGCGATGCTTCTACTTACTACAGTGGCTACATGGCACCTGAATATGCTGCTGATGGGGTATTTTCTGTGAAATCCGATGTCTTTAGCTTTGGTATATTGGTGCTGGAGATTATAAGTGGAAGGAGAAACAAGGGATTTTATCATCCAGACCACAGCCATAATCTTATTGGAAATGCAAGTATCAAGTAAAAAGTTCCGCCTCTTACTTGTTAAACCTTTATACATAGAAATTGACGAATGAGGTTTGAAATGATTCAGGCTTGGAGATTGTGGAATGAAGGAAGGCCTTTAGAATTGATTGATTCGTGGTTAAAGAGCCTTTGTAATCTATCAGAAGTGTTACGTTGCATCCAAGTTAGTCTTTTGTGCATTCAACATCATCCTGAGAATCGGCCAAGCATGGCGTCTGTGGTTATAATGTTGGGAAGCGATATTGCATTGGCTCAACCTAAACAACCTGGTTTCTTTCTGGAAAAGGAACATGAAGCAGGCCCTGATATAGGTAATGAATCATCAACCAATGAAATATCCATTTCGCTTTTGGAAGCTCGGTAAGGATCGATTTGTGTAGCTAGGTTCATGCTGCTTTGTTGAGGACATGttcatatatttaaaacaaGTAACTTTAAGATCTATACGCCAGAAATTATAGCTCAACTTGAGGTAACCTGATTCAGAACAAGAAACATTCACTTTGCAACTCATATTGATGTAACTGACTTAGAAAGTGAGTGAGTAGGTGAacataactaaattaaatataCAATTCCACAACCAATACCAATCCGAATAGGTGAAATGTAGTCTTATCAACTCACTAAATTGATATCACCATGACTGCATTTCATGTCTAAGGGCAGTTCTCCTTCTTGCTTCCCCATATATTGTAATAGACTTGAGAGTAGCACAAATTGGgtcaaataaaatttaaaaaataatagacTTTATTCtcctttttgaattttatttgacTTTATTTGAGAGTAGCATAAAGTCTATTATTCTCCACTTTTTTTCAAAATCCAAAATGACATACTTgagaataaaattaaaaaaataacttTATTTGACTCATTATTCTCTACTAATGTAAGTTGAGTACAACTGAGTAGGTACCTATTattaaaaacaacaacaaaataggAAGTTCCATAATTTTTAGAGGTGgcactaaaaattaaaaaaggaatACTGTACAAAGGAATGGATAGTATATACATAATTTTTTGTGGTGACACTATTTACTAGAGGAAAAGAGATGAAataaggggggtgaaatttacACACCCAAATTTACAAACCACacacccttttattttttttaataatatttcaactCCCATCTTTTTtcacttcctaaaataccctcaaAGTCAGATTTGgtcttctctctccctcttttttCTCCAAAACCACGACAACgctctttcttctccaaaaacaagaCCAAGATGGGTTCCTCTTTCTAGCTGCGAGGTTAAAGAACAGAggcccagagagagagagagcaaatgaaggcaataattttggacttgcaaaGTCATACTTTAACAAGAGCAATATTGGCGGGAATGACAGAGAGCTCTCCACTCGCAAAGCCTATAACCAAAATCTGTGCTCCCAGTTCAATACCTTCATGGCTTCTTTAGTAAGCTTCCCTCCAACCAAATcatacaaaacatcaacacCTTTAAGCTTTCTGGTTTTCAAAAAGTCCTTCACACTTTGGATAATACTTTGACTGCTGGAGTCCACCACATGATCAATGACTTCAAATACTGCACCTTCTCAGCTCCCCTGCAAATTCATCACCCAAAACACAAACAATCTTCAAATCACTCCAATTCAAACCCAGACACAATCCCAATTTCCCACAAACAACAAAAGCAATGAAGCAATGAAATATGCACACACCTAGCTACTGCAATAACAACGGCTTCAACAACCTTTCCAATCTGCACCATCACAAGTCCACCACCTCCAGCTGCACCGAGCACCAACAATACCTACAAACAAACACGAAAATGAAAACTCCACATACAAAACACCAACACATCCACACATGAATTACATAAACCCAATCACAAATGTACTTACTTGACCAGAGCTGAAATTGGCCTGGTGAAGAAGAGCCACATGAGAGGTCCCAAATGCAACTGGTAGTGCACCAGCAGCCACCAGACCACACCCTTTCGCTCCAAACCTTCCAACACCAAAAATTTCCGCAATCAAATTCAACTCAATTGTAATTATCAATGTTGTGTATATGACAAAGAACTCACAGAAGTCACTGATCGACGACGATGAACTGAGAAAAGGACCCGAGGGCAGCGACGGAGCAAACAGCATCGCCGACTTTAAACTTGGAGACGGCGGCGTTGACGACATCGGAGTAATCGGAGTAGGAGATGAAAGGAAGATGGGGCTTCTCTTGGTACTTGCCAAGTATTTGAAGGTAATGGGCGTAGTTTAAGCTCGTAGCTTTCACTCTTATTCTCACCGATGTGGGAGTCTCCAGTTTAGGAATCGGATAACTCTTCTCAATCACTATTGCTTTCTCTTCCGAAATCGGAACCGTGGGATTGAGGGCGGAGTAGACGGCTTCGATTTGGGCGAAGAGAATGTTGTTGTAGCGAACCGGCGCTGGGTTCGATTTGTAGGCGAAGGGTAAGCGTTGATCAGGAATGGAGATCCAATTTTAGCGTGGAAATCGAGGATCGGATATAAGCAATTCTTCAGATCCCGGCGGAATGCTCTGGCCGACGGAGATTGAGGTGGACTCAATTTATGgggtgtgtgtgagagagagagagagagaggaccaaATCTGACTTTGAGAGTATTTTAGGAAGTGCAAAAATGGGagttgaaatattattaaaaaattaaagagtTCATCGTTTGTAAATTTGGGtatgcaaatttcaccccccatgAAATAATCCTCGATATGTTCACTAAATTTTCTACAGTCCCATGCCCTTTTTTTTTAGGCTAGTGGTGGAAGACCTCCTAAGGATAAGAGACATAGGGCTAAAGAGAGAGCCAAAAAAGGATCATTTGTGTATAATCCTGCATAATCTCGAATGTTATCAGTTCCGGTACGTAGACCAAATGATACAATGCAAGCAAAAGTTCCTAGATTCATGGAGATATAGAACAGCATATAAGTTATCGTTGTAGTAAAGGTCGTACTGCCAGAGGAATCATTACCGCAGGGCATAAAGGGGGAGGTCATAAGAGTTTATATCGTAAAATCGATTTTAGACggaatgaaaaaatgaaaaagacatGTATGGTAGAATCATAACTATAGAATACGACCCTAACCGAAATGCATACATTTGTCTCATACACTATGGGCTTAATGAAACTTAAGGTAGCAACTTgctaaatttttaaaataataaattagCTAAAAGCCCAAATTAATAGTAACATGAAACCTAGAATTGCAAATTGGACAATGTGTCCGATTCATATTCATGTATCCAAGTAGAGGACTGTATGCTACTCTAAGTCGATTATAATATAATCTAGAGGAGTAAGGAGCCAAGAAGTTGCCTTATCAGTTATTGCCTCATATAACGAGCTTCATTGAGCCAATGAATCCTCAGACCAGGTCAGTAAGTAAATTAACTCAACAACCCTTTGTGCATCTTACCCAACTGAAGGAGATGAAAACATTGCAATGTTGCTTTTCTTGTACATATCGGGTTCCACAGATGAGATGTTGATATTTGATTGGGTTGCCTTTTCTGTCGTCCTAATCTAATTTTGCATGGAATGTTAAAAGGGAAAGTTGGACAAATTAGTTTCCAGTTGTTATCAACGTATTTTCATTTTATTGATGCATCAATTCACCTCCTCAAGAACATGTCGCACTCAAAATTTTTCTCTAATTTGTGGTACAAAATTCAGTCACCCTCCTCAAACTATGCTGttaaggccaatttgatacctgaactcttaaaagtatcaatgtgatatccAAAAACCTATTTTGACAGCAACGTAATATTTTCATCAAAAATCTCAAACAGCTCCGTTTGTTTACTGACGTGGCAAGCTCGTGGGTccaaaaaaagggcaaaatggacttTTTACCTAAAAGTTAAACCTAATCGAACAAAACCTCCCATTTCCTTCATTTTTGATACTTCCCTCTTCTAAACATACCCAAACCCTCCCAAACTAAATATTTGACCTTTATCTCCAAAAGATTCGAAAAGTGAGAATCTCACATTGACACTCTGATCAGAGCAGGTCACGGGCTTGATTCTCGAATCTCCGACAGTAGAGGATCACTGTCATGGCGAAGATGTGGGGGATATTTCGGGAGTCTGGACCACCACCCAAAAGTGAGTCCTCCAATCTCTATCTTCTATTGTATTCGTATCCTATGTAAACGCACTTTGCACAAAAGTTGAAAACGAGTTTGTCTCTATTCTGGGTTTCATCGAGGTATATGGTTTGATCGAGGAAGATATTAAAATGGGTTTCGTGGTGTTGGtttaataaagaaaagagaagaaagcaaATCGATTTGTGTGTTCTGGGTTTTTAAATAGTGCTTTGGACTGTAGTTGAATCATCGTTGAacacaaactagggtttttaaATGTTGAAATCCCCAATCTGATTTTCAGAAACTGAGATGCTGAAAATTAGTTGAATATTTTAAGTAATCTGAAATTTGAGTTGAAAGCACATGAAATTAGCGTGTTCATACTATGTTTTTTGTGTAATGAGTTTGAAAAACTAAAGATAGGTGCTGACTTTTATCGTTTGAATTTCAGTTCCAGAAAACTTGTATACAATGGAGATTTTTCAAGGTGGTTTTTTTGACAAGAACCTGGATGGCACAAGGAAGTATAAGTTTCCTAGGTTTAACAAGTTGGGAGGGAAGTTATACCTTGATGGTCTAGATCCTGAGTTGATCAGTTGGGTGGAGATGAATACTATTGCTCATGCATTGGGGTATAGGGAGAAGCCAATATCTTACCACTTTAAGATACATTGGACACCCCCTAATGAAGGATTCATACAGAGTAAGAGTGATGGAGATGCCATAGAGATGGTGAAGATGATACCATTGAAGAAGAGGCAGATTATTGTCTACATTACAGGTGGGGATCCTAGGTAAAAAGAAGAAGCTTATGCTGAGTTTGCATTGCCACCTGATCCAGATTTTGTTAATCCTTTGAACAATCAGACTTCAAGAGAGAAGGAAAGGGCTTTTTTAAAAAGCAAACTTGATGGCTAGCCAGTTATATAGTGAACCATATGGAGTAAATGCAGTTGGTGGCTCATCTAGAGTAAATGCAAAAGTGGAGGCAGAAGTTATTAATCTTGAAGATGATAGTGGTTCAGGTGGCAATGTGGTTGGGTAGAGCTAGTCAGTCCACTTTTGCTGGTTTGTCTGATATTGTACCAGACATCATGGGTTCACAAGCATGTGCAAGCCAAGGTGAGGTGGGGCAGGGTGGTAATACATCAACGATGCAAGGGCATATATGTAACTTACAGCCCCTAAAGCCATACCTAGCTAGAAGGGT
It encodes:
- the LOC112167639 gene encoding G-type lectin S-receptor-like serine/threonine-protein kinase At4g27290, with translation MGDLCFVVFSTSLLFLLFTASFAVDSISPSQSISDNGSALVSSDGTFELGFFSPGNSKHRYVGIWYKNIPVRTVVWVANRCNPIDDSSGVLMINSTGYLVLLGQNKSVVWWTSLAKYTQSVMVQLLDSGNLVVRDVTDGKSLWQSFDYPSDTLLPEMKMGRDFRTGLKRELSAWKNSEDPCPGEFTYGIEMEPHANPEAYLRKSGVKFYRSGPWNGLRFSGAPELGPNSIYSFDFVYNDDEVYYMYKLQNKSVISIVVLNGTRSTRPRLTWIEAEQTWRAATVSRDFCDQYGLCGANAECIVSNNPVCQCLQGFTPMSPEKWNLTDWSLGCTRKKPQSCQESDKDGFVKFTDLKLPDTTHSWVNKSMNIKECRAECLNNCSCMAYTSSDIRAGGSGCAIWFGDLLDIRQFPGAGQDLYIRMLASEIEDDGKVKTGIVVAVVIAAVFSGMILIGYYVYRNRTKLKDTEKREGAQKEDLELPLFNTTTIATATDNFSDDKKLGEGGFGPVYRGTLADGQEFAVKRLSSSSSQGFNEFMNEIIMIAKLQHRNLVKILGCCVQEEKMLMYEYMPNGSLDNFIFDQTRAVLLDWPKRFHIICGIARGLLYLHQDSRLRIIHRDLKASNVLLDDEMNPKISDFGLARILTGGDQTGGNTKRVVGTYGYMAPEYAADGVFSVKSDVFSFGILVLEIISGRRNKGFYHPDHSHNLIGNAWRLWNEGRPLELIDSWLKSLCNLSEVLRCIQVSLLCIQHHPENRPSMASVVIMLGSDIALAQPKQPGFFLEKEHEAGPDIGNESSTNEISISLLEAR